One Acidaminococcales bacterium genomic window carries:
- a CDS encoding dihydroorotase, whose protein sequence is MKLLIKNGRIVDPSRKIDAVLDVLLADGRVKSIANAIEDEDAEIYDATGLVVAPGVVDVHVHLREPGQEAKEDIISGTRAAAAGGVTTVACMANTLPAIDSSILVSGLKERIKREALVNVEVVGAVTKGLSGKELAEMGDMALAGAMAFSDDGRHVANSRIFRSALEYAAIFDKIVIVHAEDEAFTANGFMHEGARSTKLGVPGIPAVAEDIAVARDIMLAEFTGARLHIAHVSSKGAVEIIRSAKRRGVRVTGEAAVHHLTLTDELVEGYNTAAKVAPPLRTKEHVDAVRRGLKDGTLDAIVTDHAPHAYEEKDVEFRYAPNGFAGLETSVAVILTDLYHAGLFTLNEIIDRMSVAPARIFSLGAGSLSPGARADLTIIDLDREWTVDSGKFYTRGRVTPFDGKKCRGKAVAAIVSGKFVMKDGVVID, encoded by the coding sequence TTGAAGCTGTTAATTAAAAACGGACGCATAGTGGACCCTTCGCGGAAAATTGACGCGGTTTTGGATGTATTGCTGGCGGACGGGCGGGTTAAAAGCATAGCAAACGCGATAGAGGACGAGGACGCGGAAATTTACGACGCTACCGGCCTTGTCGTTGCGCCCGGGGTGGTGGACGTGCATGTGCATCTGCGCGAACCGGGGCAGGAAGCGAAAGAAGACATTATATCAGGCACGCGGGCGGCGGCGGCGGGCGGCGTTACGACGGTGGCCTGCATGGCCAACACTCTGCCGGCGATTGACTCTTCCATACTAGTGTCAGGGCTCAAAGAGCGTATAAAACGCGAGGCGTTGGTTAACGTGGAAGTAGTGGGCGCCGTAACTAAGGGCCTTTCCGGCAAGGAACTGGCGGAAATGGGCGACATGGCTTTGGCCGGCGCTATGGCTTTTTCCGACGATGGCCGCCACGTGGCAAATTCGCGCATATTTCGTTCCGCGCTTGAATACGCGGCTATTTTCGACAAAATAGTCATAGTTCACGCCGAGGACGAGGCTTTTACCGCCAATGGGTTCATGCACGAAGGCGCGCGGTCAACCAAGCTTGGCGTGCCAGGGATACCGGCGGTGGCGGAAGACATAGCCGTGGCGCGCGACATCATGCTGGCGGAGTTTACGGGCGCCCGGCTGCATATAGCGCATGTATCGAGCAAAGGGGCGGTAGAAATCATACGCAGCGCGAAGCGCCGCGGCGTGCGCGTAACCGGCGAGGCGGCGGTGCACCATTTGACCTTGACCGATGAGCTGGTCGAAGGATACAACACCGCCGCGAAGGTAGCGCCGCCGCTAAGGACAAAAGAACACGTGGATGCGGTCAGGCGGGGGCTTAAAGACGGAACGCTGGACGCGATCGTTACCGACCACGCGCCGCACGCCTATGAAGAAAAAGACGTGGAGTTTCGTTACGCGCCTAACGGGTTTGCCGGACTGGAGACTTCCGTGGCGGTGATTTTGACCGACCTTTATCATGCGGGGCTTTTTACGCTCAACGAAATAATCGACCGGATGAGCGTCGCGCCGGCGCGGATATTTTCGCTCGGCGCCGGCAGCCTTAGCCCGGGGGCGAGGGCTGACCTTACAATAATTGACCTTGACCGGGAATGGACGGTGGACAGCGGCAAATTTTATACCCGCGGGCGGGTCACGCCATTTGACGGGAAAAAATGCCGGGGCAAAGCGGTTGCCGCCATAGTCTCAGGAAAGTTCGTAATGAAAGACGGTGTGGTAATTGACTGA
- a CDS encoding aspartate carbamoyltransferase catalytic subunit — translation MTKAAVSLSGRSILDMASLSVPEYELIMDTALEMKKIIHRDIKKVPSLRGKSIVTLFYEASTRTRTSFELAGKYLGADVVNVAVAASSVTKGESLRDTLYTFEAMQFDAIVMRHPVEGAAEYAAKAVDAVVLNAGDGAHAHPTQALLDMFTIRERKKEFNGLKMAIIGDITHSRVARSNIAGLGKLGVKIHVAGPRPLLPAEVEKLGVTAHDRIEDAIRDADIINVLRIQLERQKVGFFPTTREYARIFGLNAERLKLARPDALIMHPGPVNRGLEISPEVAYGDKSLIREQVENGVAIRMALLFLTLTGGRQIEAVN, via the coding sequence ATGACCAAAGCGGCGGTATCGTTAAGCGGGCGAAGCATATTGGATATGGCGTCCCTGTCTGTGCCCGAGTATGAATTGATCATGGACACGGCTCTGGAAATGAAAAAAATCATTCACCGCGATATCAAGAAAGTGCCATCCTTGCGAGGCAAATCCATAGTTACGCTTTTTTATGAAGCAAGCACCCGCACCAGGACTTCTTTTGAACTGGCCGGCAAATATTTGGGCGCCGACGTGGTTAACGTAGCGGTGGCGGCATCCAGCGTAACCAAAGGCGAGAGCCTGCGCGATACCCTCTATACCTTTGAAGCCATGCAGTTTGATGCCATCGTTATGCGGCATCCGGTGGAAGGGGCGGCCGAATACGCGGCCAAAGCCGTGGACGCCGTTGTCTTGAACGCCGGCGACGGGGCGCACGCGCACCCAACGCAGGCGCTGCTTGACATGTTTACGATAAGGGAGCGCAAGAAAGAATTCAACGGCCTCAAAATGGCCATAATCGGCGATATAACGCACAGCCGGGTAGCAAGGTCCAATATCGCCGGGCTTGGCAAACTGGGAGTAAAGATACATGTGGCGGGGCCGCGGCCGCTATTGCCGGCCGAGGTGGAAAAACTTGGGGTTACGGCGCACGACCGTATAGAAGACGCCATCAGGGACGCCGATATAATAAACGTGCTGCGAATACAATTGGAAAGGCAGAAGGTTGGGTTTTTCCCTACCACCCGCGAATACGCGCGCATATTCGGATTGAACGCCGAACGCCTGAAACTGGCGCGCCCGGACGCGCTTATCATGCATCCGGGGCCGGTAAACCGCGGGCTGGAAATTTCCCCCGAGGTAGCTTACGGCGATAAATCGCTTATACGCGAGCAGGTGGAAAACGGCGTGGCGATACGCATGGCGCTGTTGTTCCTTACGCTGACGGGAGGCAGGCAAATTGAAGCTGTTAATTAA